From the Selenomonas timonae genome, one window contains:
- a CDS encoding sensor histidine kinase, whose translation MERLTTYSYGEILILVLLASLVLIAQSAALCWALAHLPRRRIRYLLPEAAALSVVLLTTLLLGGAWKLFFAELPPIGWLAAERWTAGLLSLVVGLTACERRLLPALLLAFAGLCSLPMMDAFLPMSAALVLLLLGVRLVLLAARARARRTREVTVSSIRAGLDLLPEGILFAREDHAAVLVNITMLRFMERLFGRQYRNAAVFWQALTAFDAPAVAEKRQREGAVLLRFTAGDVWLVQRVQLLGALPGWQLTASCVTELDAVTQELREKNEELSTTLSAQKELLQNLERTERSRTLQEITSRVHDILGQRISMLQQLLASSAPKDALRTIVRIDSLLESVPLEQEPHPATLLADMTDTYRRLGIRLTVTGSLPHNLRRARAFAAITREALSNAVCHGRANAVTITLDERRLHIRDNGIGCTELHPGGGLSGMMHRVNELGGRLTITHTPHFEIDARIGENTG comes from the coding sequence ATGGAACGGCTGACCACATACAGCTATGGGGAGATTCTCATCCTTGTACTGCTTGCGAGCCTTGTCCTCATCGCCCAGAGTGCCGCGCTCTGTTGGGCGCTCGCCCATCTCCCGCGCCGCCGGATCCGCTACCTGCTGCCGGAGGCGGCGGCACTCTCCGTCGTTCTCCTCACAACGCTGCTGCTCGGCGGTGCATGGAAGCTCTTCTTTGCAGAGCTGCCGCCGATTGGCTGGCTCGCAGCGGAGCGGTGGACAGCGGGGCTCCTCTCCCTCGTCGTCGGGCTCACTGCCTGCGAGCGCAGACTGCTTCCTGCGCTCCTGCTCGCATTTGCGGGTCTCTGCTCGCTGCCGATGATGGACGCCTTCCTCCCGATGAGTGCCGCGCTCGTCCTTCTGCTGCTCGGCGTACGGCTCGTACTGCTTGCTGCACGTGCACGTGCACGCAGGACACGCGAGGTGACGGTTTCCTCCATCCGTGCAGGACTCGACCTCCTGCCCGAGGGAATCCTCTTTGCCCGTGAGGATCACGCTGCGGTACTCGTCAACATCACCATGCTGCGCTTCATGGAGCGCCTCTTCGGGCGCCAGTATCGGAATGCAGCGGTGTTCTGGCAGGCTCTCACGGCGTTTGACGCGCCCGCTGTCGCAGAGAAACGGCAGCGCGAGGGTGCCGTGCTCCTGCGCTTTACCGCAGGCGATGTGTGGCTCGTGCAGCGCGTGCAGCTGCTGGGTGCGCTCCCTGGCTGGCAGCTGACAGCCTCCTGCGTTACGGAGCTGGACGCCGTCACGCAGGAACTCAGAGAGAAGAATGAGGAGCTCAGCACTACGCTCAGCGCCCAGAAGGAGCTCCTTCAAAATCTCGAGCGTACGGAGCGCAGCCGAACGCTGCAGGAGATCACCTCACGCGTGCACGATATCCTCGGGCAGCGGATCAGTATGCTCCAGCAGCTGCTTGCAAGCTCTGCACCAAAGGATGCGCTCCGTACGATTGTCCGCATCGACAGCCTCTTGGAGTCCGTTCCGCTCGAGCAGGAGCCCCATCCCGCAACCCTGCTTGCCGATATGACGGACACCTACCGACGGCTCGGCATACGGCTCACGGTCACAGGCAGCCTGCCGCACAATCTGCGGCGCGCACGCGCCTTTGCCGCCATTACGCGCGAGGCACTCAGCAACGCGGTCTGCCACGGGCGTGCGAATGCGGTCACGATCACGCTCGACGAGCGGCGGCTGCACATCCGTGACAACGGCATCGGCTGCACAGAGCTGCACCCCGGCGGCGGACTGTCGGGGATGATGCACCGTGTGAACGAGCTTGGCGGACGGCTCACCATTACCCATACACCACATTTTGAAATAGATGCACGGATAGGGGAGAACACAGGATGA
- a CDS encoding SPFH domain-containing protein, with translation MGLIQAAVGSVGGVLADQWKEFFYCDSLDKDTLVAKGQKRVSGRSSNTSATDNIISNGSGIAVNDGQCMIIVEQGKVVEICAEPGAFTYDSSTEPTVFGGDLASDLVSVLKNIGKRFTFGGDAPKDQRIYYFNTKEIMGNKYGTAQSIQFETMIGQYMLNVNIRCFGEYSYRITNPILFYTNVCGNIADVYERSEIDSQLKSELLTALQPAFGRIAAKGIRYTQLINYTKDIRNELADELSDDWGKRRGIEIVSFGVSSVKADEEDEKRIKEIQDSAIMSDPNLRAGRLAGATADAMRTAAGNEAGMGGAFGFMGMGMAGNAGAGAMGAFGPQGGTPPQGNPLAGGAAVGGMAAGGAAGWACPCGHTGNTGKFCAECGKPQPAPVNTWSCPCGHTGNTGKFCAECGKPQPSAEGWSCSCGTMNQGRFCANCGKPKPADAPLYACDKCGWKPDDPTHPPKFCPQCGDVFDENDKQ, from the coding sequence ATGGGCCTCATCCAAGCTGCCGTCGGCTCGGTCGGCGGCGTCCTCGCTGATCAGTGGAAGGAATTCTTCTACTGCGACAGCCTCGACAAGGACACGCTCGTCGCAAAGGGACAGAAGCGCGTCAGTGGGCGCAGCTCGAATACGAGTGCAACGGACAACATCATCAGCAATGGCTCCGGCATCGCCGTGAACGATGGGCAGTGCATGATCATCGTCGAGCAGGGCAAGGTCGTCGAGATCTGTGCCGAGCCTGGCGCGTTCACGTACGACAGCTCCACCGAGCCGACCGTCTTCGGCGGCGATCTCGCGAGCGACCTCGTGTCCGTGTTGAAGAACATCGGCAAGCGTTTCACATTCGGCGGCGACGCACCGAAGGATCAGCGCATCTACTATTTCAACACAAAGGAGATCATGGGCAACAAGTACGGGACGGCGCAGTCCATCCAGTTCGAGACCATGATCGGCCAATACATGCTGAACGTCAACATCCGCTGCTTCGGTGAGTACAGCTACCGCATCACGAACCCGATCCTCTTCTATACGAACGTCTGCGGCAACATTGCGGACGTGTATGAGCGCAGCGAGATCGACTCACAGCTGAAAAGCGAGCTGCTGACCGCGCTGCAGCCCGCGTTCGGGCGCATCGCCGCGAAGGGCATCCGCTACACCCAGCTGATCAACTATACGAAGGATATCCGCAACGAGCTCGCCGACGAACTGTCCGACGACTGGGGCAAGCGGCGCGGCATTGAGATCGTCTCCTTTGGTGTGTCAAGCGTCAAGGCGGACGAAGAGGACGAAAAACGCATCAAGGAGATCCAAGACAGCGCGATCATGAGCGATCCGAATCTGCGCGCCGGTCGTCTCGCGGGCGCGACGGCAGATGCCATGCGTACTGCCGCCGGCAACGAGGCGGGCATGGGCGGTGCATTTGGCTTCATGGGTATGGGAATGGCAGGCAACGCAGGTGCCGGTGCGATGGGCGCATTCGGTCCACAGGGCGGCACGCCTCCGCAGGGCAATCCGCTCGCAGGAGGCGCCGCAGTCGGCGGCATGGCAGCGGGCGGCGCGGCAGGATGGGCGTGCCCCTGCGGACATACGGGCAACACGGGCAAGTTCTGCGCCGAGTGCGGCAAACCACAGCCCGCCCCTGTGAATACATGGAGCTGCCCCTGCGGACACACGGGCAATACCGGGAAGTTCTGCGCCGAGTGCGGCAAACCGCAGCCCTCTGCCGAGGGGTGGTCCTGCTCCTGCGGCACAATGAATCAGGGCAGGTTCTGCGCGAACTGCGGCAAGCCGAAACCGGCGGACGCACCGCTCTATGCGTGCGACAAGTGCGGCTGGAAGCCCGACGATCCCACCCACCCGCCGAAGTTCTGCCCGCAGTGCGGCGACGTGTTTGACGAGAACGACAAGCAGTAA
- a CDS encoding response regulator transcription factor gives MIKILLVDDQKILLEGLEQIFTPLDDMEVVGSLLLSELVEEACARLTPDLVLMDICMEGRTSGIQICAHLKARFPELRVILMTGMQEIAFLARAKTAGADSFIYKEASGEEFAACIRTTMEGAHIYPDVCADSTFGGTKAPLTNRELDILRCICRSMSYDEIAAALGITKRTVNFHVGNMLVKTGYKSIVGLAVEATEKGYTDSAQ, from the coding sequence ATGATCAAAATTCTGCTCGTGGACGATCAAAAAATTCTGCTCGAAGGACTGGAGCAGATCTTCACCCCCCTCGACGACATGGAGGTGGTCGGCAGCCTCCTCCTCTCAGAGCTCGTGGAGGAGGCGTGCGCACGCCTTACACCCGATCTCGTCCTCATGGACATCTGCATGGAGGGGCGCACGAGCGGCATACAGATCTGCGCGCATCTCAAAGCACGGTTCCCAGAGCTGCGTGTGATCCTCATGACAGGCATGCAGGAGATCGCCTTTCTCGCGCGGGCAAAGACAGCGGGCGCGGACAGCTTCATCTACAAGGAGGCATCGGGCGAGGAGTTCGCCGCCTGCATCCGCACGACGATGGAGGGCGCGCACATCTATCCCGACGTGTGTGCCGACTCCACCTTCGGTGGTACTAAGGCACCGCTGACGAACCGCGAGCTCGACATCCTCCGCTGCATCTGCCGCAGTATGTCCTATGACGAAATCGCCGCTGCGCTCGGAATCACCAAGCGAACGGTCAACTTCCACGTCGGCAACATGCTCGTCAAGACGGGCTACAAGAGCATCGTCGGGCTCGCCGTCGAGGCAACGGAGAAGGGCTATACGGACAGTGCCCAATAG
- a CDS encoding TPM domain-containing protein, with protein sequence MFTKNKKRLSALLAFLLLLCFTSITLAVSKQAPPPKAQTQEQGIGADRVIDEADILTDSEEKELDAKIATIEQSHKVRILIGTMKSTDGTPLGKIANNVVDQIPADNGTIVLLLSMKERDWYISTDNKMRARITDGKGVDYLAGEFLPDLKENKYDAAFTTFAATTDEMLTYYEKEGEPYDPANAFNLMAFGIALACALILGGTIYYVLYEYESNVTFAAEADAYLNHDSFRLTQDEDNFLYTTVTRRTKEKKESSSSGSNVSTSSSDSSHGGGGGKF encoded by the coding sequence ATGTTTACAAAAAACAAAAAGCGCCTCAGTGCACTCCTTGCATTCCTCCTGCTCCTCTGCTTTACCTCTATCACTCTCGCCGTGTCGAAACAGGCGCCGCCGCCGAAGGCGCAGACACAGGAACAGGGCATCGGCGCGGATCGCGTCATCGACGAGGCGGATATTCTCACAGACAGTGAGGAAAAGGAACTTGATGCGAAAATTGCCACAATCGAGCAGTCGCACAAGGTACGCATCCTGATCGGTACGATGAAGAGTACGGACGGCACGCCGCTCGGCAAGATCGCGAACAACGTGGTCGACCAGATCCCCGCCGACAACGGCACCATTGTCCTCCTCCTCTCGATGAAGGAGCGCGACTGGTACATCTCCACCGACAACAAGATGCGTGCGCGCATCACCGACGGCAAGGGCGTGGACTACCTTGCGGGCGAATTTCTCCCCGATCTGAAGGAGAACAAATACGACGCTGCATTCACCACATTTGCAGCGACCACGGACGAGATGCTGACCTACTACGAGAAGGAAGGCGAGCCGTACGATCCAGCGAATGCCTTTAACCTCATGGCATTCGGCATCGCCCTCGCGTGTGCGCTCATCCTCGGCGGCACCATCTACTATGTGCTGTACGAGTACGAGAGCAACGTCACCTTTGCAGCGGAGGCGGATGCCTACCTGAACCACGACAGCTTCCGGCTCACGCAGGACGAGGACAACTTTCTCTATACCACCGTCACACGTCGGACTAAGGAAAAGAAGGAATCCTCCTCCTCCGGCTCCAATGTCAGCACCTCCAGCAGCGACAGCAGCCACGGCGGCGGCGGTGGAAAGTTTTAG